From Calditrichota bacterium, a single genomic window includes:
- a CDS encoding long-chain fatty acid--CoA ligase: MKEYVVHQIIGRSLTTHPDQTIVSGNTRLTYEKFYLRVLRIASSLKKLGIGKGTVVGVLDVNTNRYLELHYALSMLGAILHTINFRLAPEQLVYTMIHAEDEWVFVSDTFMGAVQPLFQKFPKWVLMSDNPNDPLPEAETVHHYENLIAAGEEKELPEADHVKETDPFSIFYTTGTTGKPKGILYRHRNILLGALQLFHHLALHEGGARPSSSDVFMPLIPFFHIHAWGMAFFPIYVGAKVVLPGAADPAKQAALIQKESVTWLNMVPTQLHMLLDQPDFGHVKVLTGGSPLPSGLAKRADAADVQFSLIYGGSDQLGTAISVVPEGVPHDSPEALEWRRVGMRLLPMTDVSLRDKEGREVPHDGKSLGQVWVSSPWLPEGYYKNPEASQQAYVDGWFKTGDIGLFYPNGLLYVADREGDAVKSGGEWIPTGTLEAVLSEHPAVELVAVIPKPDERWGQRPLAVIKAREEVTVDALREFLKTKVDEGKIAKFWIPDHFEFVDEIPLTSAGKLNKAALREKYSNK, encoded by the coding sequence ATGAAAGAGTATGTTGTTCACCAGATCATCGGCCGCTCGCTGACCACTCACCCCGATCAGACCATTGTTTCCGGCAACACCCGCTTAACCTATGAAAAATTTTATCTCCGTGTTTTGAGAATTGCCAGCAGCTTGAAAAAGCTGGGAATCGGCAAAGGAACCGTCGTGGGGGTGCTGGATGTGAATACGAACCGCTACCTTGAGCTGCATTATGCCCTGTCCATGTTGGGAGCGATTCTGCACACGATCAATTTTCGCCTGGCCCCGGAGCAGCTGGTGTACACCATGATTCACGCAGAGGATGAGTGGGTTTTTGTGTCCGACACCTTCATGGGCGCCGTCCAGCCCCTGTTTCAGAAATTTCCGAAATGGGTCCTAATGAGCGACAACCCGAATGATCCGCTTCCGGAAGCGGAGACGGTTCATCATTACGAAAATCTTATTGCGGCAGGGGAAGAAAAGGAGCTTCCGGAGGCCGATCACGTCAAAGAAACCGATCCCTTTTCCATCTTTTATACAACAGGCACCACCGGAAAGCCCAAGGGCATCCTCTACCGCCATCGAAATATTTTGCTGGGCGCCCTGCAATTGTTTCATCATCTGGCGCTTCATGAAGGCGGTGCCCGTCCAAGCAGCTCCGATGTGTTCATGCCTCTCATTCCGTTTTTTCATATTCATGCCTGGGGAATGGCCTTTTTCCCGATTTATGTGGGAGCGAAAGTGGTCCTTCCCGGCGCAGCCGATCCTGCCAAACAGGCGGCCCTGATCCAAAAGGAATCCGTGACCTGGCTGAATATGGTACCCACGCAATTGCACATGCTTTTGGATCAGCCGGATTTCGGACACGTCAAGGTTCTGACCGGCGGCAGTCCGCTGCCCTCCGGGCTGGCCAAACGAGCCGATGCTGCGGACGTCCAGTTCAGCCTGATCTACGGCGGATCGGATCAGTTGGGGACGGCCATTTCCGTTGTGCCGGAGGGCGTGCCCCACGACAGCCCCGAAGCGCTGGAATGGCGGCGCGTGGGCATGCGGCTTTTGCCGATGACGGATGTGTCGCTCCGGGACAAAGAGGGCCGCGAGGTGCCGCACGACGGGAAGAGTCTGGGACAAGTGTGGGTGAGCAGCCCCTGGCTTCCGGAAGGCTACTACAAAAATCCGGAGGCGTCGCAGCAGGCCTACGTGGACGGTTGGTTTAAAACCGGTGATATTGGGCTTTTTTATCCGAATGGGCTCCTTTACGTAGCCGACCGCGAGGGAGATGCCGTTAAAAGCGGCGGCGAGTGGATTCCCACCGGAACGCTGGAAGCGGTTCTCTCCGAACACCCGGCTGTTGAGCTGGTGGCTGTGATTCCGAAGCCGGATGAACGCTGGGGACAGCGCCCGCTGGCTGTTATCAAAGCCCGGGAAGAGGTGACGGTAGACGCCCTGCGCGAGTTTTTAAAAACCAAAGTGGACGAAGGCAAAATTGCCAAATTCTGGATTCCGGATCATTTTGAATTTGTGGATGAAATTCCGCTGACCAGCGCGGGCAAATTGAACAAGGCCGCACTGCGGGAAAAATATTCAAACAAATAA